From one Eucalyptus grandis isolate ANBG69807.140 chromosome 9, ASM1654582v1, whole genome shotgun sequence genomic stretch:
- the LOC104418216 gene encoding short-chain dehydrogenase RED1 produces MVSGGGGGGDDGQQVVLITGCSQGGIGHAMARAFAARDCRVVAASRSRASMADLDGDPRFHLQELDVLSEESVKRVVGNVIDKFGKIDVLVNNAGVQCVGPLAEIPLSALQKTFDTNVYGSLRMIQAAVPHMATRKNGKVANVGSVAALTNGPWAGSYTSSKAALHSMTDTLRLELKPLGIDVINIAPGAIKSNIGSSAVASYDKMPEWKLYKPFEAVMRDRAYLSQGIKATPTEEFAKEAVSAILRKNPPAWFSYGQYSTVSSIVYHLPIFVRDFIMRKAMKCQV; encoded by the exons ATGGtgagcggcggcggtggcggcggcgacgacgggcAGCAGGTGGTCCTGATAACCGGGTGCTCCCAGGGCGGCATCGGCCACGCCATGGCCCGGGCCTTCGCCGCCCGGGACTGCCGCGTCGTCGCCGCCAGCCGGTCCCGCGCCTCCATGGCCGACCTCGACGGTGACCCGAGGTTCCATCTCCAGGAGCTCGACGTACTGTCCGAGGAAAGCGTGAAGCGGGTGGTCGGGAACGTGATCGACAAGTTCGGAAAAATCGATGTGCTGGTCAACAATGCCGGTGTCCAGTGCGTGGGCCCTCTCGCGGAGATCCCGCTGTCCGCCCTCCAGAAGACGTTCGATACCAACGTCTATG GATCATTGAGAATGATTCAAGCTGCTGTCCCTCACATGGCAACTAGGAAAAATGGGAAAGTAGCTAACGTGGGGAGTGTTGCTGCTTTGACAAATGGACCGTGGGCAGGTTCTTATACTTCATCAAAAGCTGCCCTCCATTCAATGACTGATACTCTCAG GTTGGAGCTAAAACCACTTGGAATTGACGTCATCAACATTGCCCCTGGTGCTATCAAATCGAACATAGGAAGTTCTGCAGTTGCGAGCTACGACAAGATGCCTGAGTGGAAGCTGTATAAGCCATTTGAGGCAGTGATGCGTGACAGGGCTTATCTCTCTCAGGGAATCAAAGCGACCCCTACTGAAGAGTTTGCCAAGGAGGCTGTGTCTGCAATATTAAGGAAGAATCCTCCCGCTTGGTTCTCCTACGGCCAGTATTCGACCGTGAGCAGTATTGTATACCATCTGCCAATATTCGTTCGGGATTTCATAATGAGGAAGGCAATGAAATGTCAGGTATGA